One Spiroplasma sp. NBRC 100390 DNA window includes the following coding sequences:
- the xseB gene encoding exodeoxyribonuclease VII small subunit, protein MAENKSFEQVLEQLKQIVNDLENNQLPLDQAIDAFETGIKLTKLAETKLRDIKDKVTKIVKDNNTTDFKVDEE, encoded by the coding sequence ATGGCAGAGAATAAATCATTTGAACAAGTTTTAGAACAATTAAAACAAATCGTTAATGATTTAGAAAATAATCAGTTACCATTAGATCAAGCGATTGATGCTTTTGAAACGGGAATTAAATTAACTAAATTAGCAGAAACTAAATTACGAGATATTAAAGATAAAGTCACTAAAATTGTGAAAGATAATAATACAACTGATTTTAAAGTTGATGAAGAATAA
- the xseA gene encoding exodeoxyribonuclease VII large subunit — protein sequence MSKNIYTVSEVNAYLKTAIEQNPNFINISLQGEISNITNHSSGHIYFTIKDDKAQIRAIMFAFNAKNLQFKLKEGLKIVATGSIKVYEPQGTYSLQVVSLSLHGVGDLFLKYEALKQELSKKGWFDQSLKKPIPQFPTNIGVITAPTGAAIRDIITTIHRRYPQANIYLFPSLVQGSEAKHDIRKNIKAALTFEPKIDTLIVGRGGGSIEDLWAFNELEVVEAIFQATIPVISAVGHEIDFTLADFVSDLRAPTPTAAAELATPDQKELMNFLNHQQRTLITTIKTKVDKFVDKITELKNSYVLTKPQALYGQQEHSYQLLVKQFNVCQETFFLANKNVIQTYYQRLTTLIQQQILAIEYTKNNLLSKLDLLSPLKTLTRGYSITYNNDKNVLTSIQEVTNNDIIMTRVQDGIIESIVQTIKKDGEENGRE from the coding sequence ATGAGTAAGAACATTTATACTGTTAGTGAAGTTAACGCATATTTAAAAACAGCAATTGAACAAAATCCCAATTTTATTAATATTTCTCTACAAGGTGAAATTTCTAATATTACAAACCATTCGTCAGGACATATTTACTTTACAATTAAAGATGATAAGGCCCAAATTCGGGCAATTATGTTTGCTTTTAATGCTAAAAATTTACAGTTTAAATTAAAAGAAGGATTAAAGATTGTTGCAACAGGTTCAATTAAAGTATATGAACCGCAGGGAACGTATAGTTTACAAGTTGTTTCTTTATCTTTACATGGGGTAGGGGACTTGTTTTTAAAGTATGAAGCATTAAAGCAAGAATTAAGCAAAAAAGGATGATTTGATCAATCATTAAAAAAACCAATTCCTCAGTTTCCAACCAATATTGGAGTAATAACAGCCCCAACTGGAGCAGCTATTCGTGATATTATTACCACGATTCATCGGCGTTATCCACAAGCTAATATTTATTTATTTCCAAGTTTAGTTCAAGGTAGTGAAGCAAAGCATGATATTCGAAAAAATATTAAAGCAGCCTTAACTTTTGAGCCTAAAATTGATACCTTGATTGTCGGTCGTGGTGGGGGTAGTATTGAAGATTTATGAGCTTTTAATGAATTGGAAGTTGTTGAAGCAATTTTTCAAGCAACAATTCCTGTTATATCAGCGGTAGGACATGAAATTGATTTTACTTTAGCAGATTTTGTTAGTGATTTACGAGCACCAACCCCAACCGCAGCAGCTGAATTAGCAACACCCGATCAAAAAGAGTTAATGAATTTTTTAAACCATCAACAACGTACTTTAATAACAACGATTAAAACAAAAGTTGATAAATTTGTTGATAAAATAACAGAATTAAAAAATAGTTATGTTTTAACAAAACCCCAAGCATTGTATGGTCAACAAGAACATTCTTATCAATTATTAGTAAAGCAGTTTAATGTTTGCCAAGAAACTTTTTTCCTGGCCAACAAGAATGTTATTCAAACTTATTATCAAAGATTAACCACATTAATCCAACAACAAATTTTAGCAATTGAATATACGAAAAATAATTTATTAAGTAAATTAGACTTATTAAGTCCGTTGAAAACATTAACACGAGGTTATAGTATTACTTATAATAATGATAAAAATGTGTTAACATCAATTCAAGAAGTAACGAATAATGATATAATAATGACACGTGTGCAAGATGGAATTATTGAGTCAATTGTACAAACAATTAAAAAGGATGGTGAAGAAAATGGCAGAGAATAA